A portion of the Thioflavicoccus mobilis 8321 genome contains these proteins:
- a CDS encoding LPD7 domain-containing protein, producing the protein MADTQSIVLGSDSGTFWQEGDTWTDDPSEAKSFDNPRQAWHQAVRLQSTQADYLEDSPVELHLRDSDEPRLTRRVTSLAAQNNRPALRRQWRTNFGEPLPPDLPSPLQSDEVYRLEDFLSDVDWDALRSRYGSPDKMYAALDSSFRAALKQAAESDREPVSRMLHQLVPRDVSSAMQSDWRRAPFTKQVPVPENSREASGVEHNEISRDRLREHTPVDAPSPPPIPASRTGAAADSRTKSPADQLPDFVRRHFVRSGAEFFYRQTPDKLAFETRGETFHAHDSSVSVATAMVEMAEARGWSALKVKGSKDFRRLVWAAAAKRGLSVNGYAPSAGERAMLEQDQEASRPPQRDALGSRADGRQRERPADPLAGTFVDYGSAPFRNQQGNSPSYFVSLRSESGSVTTHWGLDLERAMDESGADVGDQVRLARLGKQRVQVQEPVRDQRGNVVDHVTRETERNSWSVTVLSRSDRSDDAQRGQRPEADADPIAAKVVELFTAERLGILPPEEQARFRELYAQARSRLDSREISTHDLADQPGRNLVSRDRHRERAAQGR; encoded by the coding sequence ATGGCTGACACGCAAAGCATCGTTCTAGGATCTGACAGCGGGACCTTCTGGCAAGAAGGCGACACTTGGACAGACGATCCCTCTGAAGCCAAGAGCTTCGACAACCCGCGACAAGCCTGGCACCAGGCTGTTCGGCTCCAGTCCACCCAGGCCGATTACCTCGAAGACTCCCCCGTAGAACTGCACCTTCGAGATTCGGATGAACCACGCCTTACCCGTCGCGTCACCTCGCTCGCGGCGCAGAACAACCGGCCCGCCCTTCGGCGCCAGTGGCGAACCAACTTCGGTGAGCCGCTACCCCCGGATCTCCCCTCCCCGCTTCAGAGTGACGAGGTCTACCGTCTTGAGGACTTTCTTTCAGATGTGGATTGGGATGCGCTGCGATCCCGTTACGGTTCTCCCGACAAGATGTACGCCGCCCTCGATTCCAGTTTTCGGGCTGCCTTGAAACAAGCAGCTGAGTCCGACAGAGAACCCGTGAGTCGGATGCTCCATCAGCTCGTGCCCAGAGATGTTTCATCGGCCATGCAGTCGGACTGGAGGCGCGCTCCCTTCACAAAACAGGTGCCCGTCCCGGAAAATTCTCGAGAAGCCTCCGGAGTGGAGCACAATGAGATCTCGCGGGATCGCCTCCGCGAACATACCCCGGTCGACGCCCCCTCCCCTCCTCCAATCCCGGCGTCTCGCACCGGTGCTGCGGCGGATTCAAGAACAAAGTCACCTGCGGACCAGCTCCCGGATTTCGTCCGCCGGCACTTCGTCCGTTCCGGCGCCGAGTTCTTCTATCGGCAGACGCCGGATAAGCTGGCGTTCGAAACCCGTGGCGAGACCTTCCACGCTCACGACAGCTCGGTCAGCGTGGCCACGGCGATGGTCGAGATGGCCGAGGCTCGGGGTTGGTCCGCGCTGAAGGTGAAAGGCTCGAAGGATTTTCGACGCCTGGTTTGGGCCGCCGCGGCGAAGCGCGGGCTCTCCGTAAATGGTTACGCGCCGAGCGCCGGCGAGCGTGCAATGCTCGAGCAGGACCAGGAGGCTTCTCGCCCTCCTCAAAGAGATGCACTCGGCTCCCGCGCGGACGGTCGGCAGCGGGAACGCCCCGCCGATCCGCTTGCAGGCACATTCGTGGATTACGGTTCCGCCCCTTTCCGGAACCAGCAAGGCAACTCACCGAGCTATTTCGTCTCGCTTCGGAGCGAGTCCGGATCGGTGACAACCCATTGGGGTTTGGATCTTGAGCGAGCCATGGATGAGTCCGGCGCCGATGTCGGCGATCAGGTCCGGCTTGCCCGCCTCGGCAAACAACGCGTCCAGGTCCAGGAGCCGGTCCGAGATCAGCGAGGCAACGTCGTCGATCACGTGACCAGGGAGACCGAGAGGAACAGTTGGTCGGTCACCGTGCTGTCGCGATCCGACAGATCGGACGATGCTCAACGAGGACAACGCCCCGAAGCTGATGCTGACCCGATCGCGGCCAAGGTCGTCGAGTTGTTCACCGCGGAGCGCCTCGGGATATTACCTCCGGAGGAACAAGCCCGCTTCCGGGAGCTCTATGCTCAGGCGAGGTCGCGACTCGACTCTCGGGAGATCTCGACTCATGACCTGGCCGATCAGCCAGGTCGCAATCTCGTCTCGCGCGACAGACATCGAGAGCGAGCCGCCCAGGGTCGCTAA
- a CDS encoding replication initiation protein, with protein MDQQRSITVRADGNSIVTKANALIEASYNLTLNEQRIILACAAKLDSRKPMPREAVFVLDADEFVELFGSDPRNAYAEMEEAASKLYERDIRRIEGKTRKRLRWVYMAEYQKGAGRVKLGFSPEIAPYLTMLHKRFTSYRLEEVASLRSTYAIRLFEMLAQYSDTGVFLITVADFKQRLGIEDKYDRFSNLKARVIQPAIKDLQTKTSLDITWQGVKKGKSVERLEFRFEEKRQMQLDI; from the coding sequence ATGGACCAACAACGCTCGATCACGGTAAGGGCGGATGGCAACTCCATCGTCACGAAGGCGAATGCCTTGATCGAGGCGTCCTACAACCTGACGCTCAACGAGCAGCGCATCATCCTGGCCTGCGCAGCAAAGCTTGACAGTCGCAAGCCGATGCCCCGCGAGGCGGTCTTCGTCCTGGACGCGGACGAGTTCGTTGAGTTGTTCGGCAGTGATCCCAGAAACGCCTATGCCGAGATGGAGGAGGCCGCGAGCAAGCTCTACGAACGCGACATCCGACGTATCGAGGGCAAGACGCGCAAACGCCTGCGCTGGGTCTACATGGCCGAGTACCAGAAGGGGGCGGGAAGGGTAAAGCTCGGCTTCTCCCCCGAGATCGCGCCCTACCTGACCATGCTGCACAAGCGCTTCACCAGCTACCGGCTGGAAGAAGTGGCCAGCCTGCGCAGCACTTACGCGATCCGCTTGTTCGAGATGCTCGCCCAGTACTCAGACACTGGGGTCTTTCTGATCACGGTCGCGGATTTCAAGCAGCGCCTCGGCATCGAGGACAAGTACGATCGCTTCTCGAACCTCAAGGCCCGCGTGATCCAGCCGGCGATCAAGGATTTGCAGACCAAGACATCCCTCGACATCACTTGGCAGGGCGTCAAGAAGGGCAAATCCGTGGAGCGGCTCGAGTTCCGGTTCGAGGAGAAGAGACAGATGCAGCTCGACATCTGA
- a CDS encoding AraC family transcriptional regulator: protein MGRAREAMSSTILATAGRIVHRLIERVGLEADAMFLSAGLDPQKLNDPQARYPLERSRQLLHQVNEQIQDPCWGLAAGELWRPTDFHALGYAYLASGTLESALKRMERYFRIVIQGWSVQSSIRDDDFCMTHLIPTDMADLPANHDARLSISLRMCREIYGQEFRFREVRLAHPWQACGYEDFFGCPVRYDADYTGFTIPIDVVRRPLPAKNRDLARANDRILQDLDRRLLDGSMLGRVKNAILDSLPDGKPSAQGIARKLAVSPRTLQRKLQEEGTTFQAVLDGVRKELAEDYLRSGEYDLQTITYLTGFANPPAFSRAFKKWTGRSPSEERESQNYS, encoded by the coding sequence ATGGGCAGGGCACGCGAAGCGATGTCATCAACCATCCTGGCAACGGCCGGACGGATCGTCCACCGATTGATCGAGCGCGTCGGCCTCGAGGCCGACGCGATGTTCCTGTCGGCGGGCCTTGATCCGCAAAAGCTCAACGATCCTCAGGCCCGGTATCCCCTGGAGCGCAGTCGGCAGCTCTTGCATCAGGTGAACGAGCAGATTCAGGATCCGTGCTGGGGCCTGGCCGCAGGCGAGCTGTGGAGACCGACAGACTTCCATGCCCTAGGCTACGCTTACCTCGCTTCCGGAACCCTGGAATCGGCCCTCAAGCGGATGGAGCGTTACTTTCGGATCGTGATCCAAGGCTGGTCGGTACAGAGCAGCATCAGGGACGATGACTTCTGTATGACGCACCTGATCCCTACCGACATGGCGGATCTTCCAGCGAACCACGATGCGCGCCTGTCCATCAGCCTCCGCATGTGCCGAGAGATCTACGGGCAAGAGTTCCGATTCCGCGAGGTGCGATTGGCGCATCCCTGGCAGGCCTGCGGTTACGAGGACTTCTTCGGCTGCCCGGTCCGCTACGACGCCGATTACACGGGCTTCACGATACCGATTGACGTGGTGCGTCGGCCGCTTCCGGCGAAGAATCGCGACCTGGCGCGAGCAAACGACCGCATTCTTCAGGATCTCGACCGTCGGCTGCTCGACGGCTCGATGCTGGGACGGGTGAAAAACGCCATCCTGGACAGTCTTCCCGACGGCAAGCCCAGCGCCCAGGGCATCGCCCGAAAGCTTGCCGTCTCGCCGCGGACCTTGCAGCGGAAGCTGCAAGAAGAGGGAACCACCTTTCAGGCCGTGCTCGATGGCGTCCGCAAGGAGCTCGCGGAGGACTACCTCCGCAGCGGTGAGTACGATCTACAGACGATCACCTACCTCACCGGTTTCGCCAACCCTCCTGCCTTCTCCCGGGCGTTCAAGAAGTGGACCGGCCGCAGTCCCAGCGAGGAGCGTGAGTCGCAGAACTATAGTTAG
- a CDS encoding lytic transglycosylase domain-containing protein, with translation MDLITLIATCAPMVAPITMKAIVLEESRGHPYAIHDSKRRRALFPKTREQAIATARELLAAGHRIDAGLAQINSENWEWLGLSPETVFDPCINLAAGERVLVDAYARAPFTVDAAISRYNSGDAERGIRNGYVSRVKAWMPKPPPDRRYEVEDVPLNDYVPTDPVVVGVSLAQDLAADAGPTDQPALAQDPPESNAKPWRFEAVLDGFDGG, from the coding sequence ATGGACCTGATAACCCTGATCGCAACCTGTGCCCCGATGGTGGCGCCCATCACGATGAAGGCCATCGTGCTCGAAGAGAGCAGGGGCCATCCCTATGCCATCCACGACAGCAAGCGCCGTCGGGCACTCTTCCCGAAGACCCGTGAGCAAGCCATCGCCACGGCTCGGGAGCTGCTCGCCGCCGGGCACCGGATCGATGCCGGCCTGGCGCAGATCAACAGCGAGAACTGGGAGTGGCTCGGCCTTTCGCCCGAGACCGTCTTCGATCCCTGCATCAACCTCGCCGCTGGTGAGCGGGTCCTCGTGGACGCCTATGCCCGCGCGCCGTTCACCGTCGATGCCGCAATCAGCCGCTACAACAGCGGAGACGCAGAGCGTGGTATCCGCAACGGCTATGTCAGCCGCGTGAAGGCCTGGATGCCGAAGCCGCCACCGGACCGTCGGTACGAGGTCGAGGACGTGCCGCTGAACGATTATGTCCCAACCGACCCCGTGGTGGTCGGCGTCAGCCTCGCCCAGGATCTGGCGGCCGACGCGGGTCCGACAGACCAACCGGCGTTAGCCCAAGATCCTCCGGAATCCAACGCCAAGCCTTGGCGCTTCGAGGCCGTGCTCGACGGCTTCGACGGCGGATAA
- a CDS encoding TrbC/VirB2 family protein has translation MTQANATDPTTRGIAAVTLLAALALAPEIASANVLDNFGNAILGILNNTFLRAVAIAAVIGAGLMALSGRIQWMAFISVMIAVVIIFGSAGIVDYIRDNSATAALDPAPIVERVA, from the coding sequence GTGACCCAAGCAAACGCAACCGACCCAACGACGCGCGGCATTGCCGCCGTCACCCTGCTGGCGGCCCTGGCCCTCGCCCCGGAGATCGCCTCCGCCAACGTCCTCGACAACTTCGGCAACGCCATCCTCGGCATCCTCAACAACACCTTCCTGCGTGCCGTGGCCATCGCCGCGGTCATCGGCGCCGGCCTCATGGCCCTGTCCGGCCGCATCCAGTGGATGGCCTTTATCAGCGTCATGATCGCTGTGGTCATCATCTTCGGCTCCGCCGGCATCGTCGACTACATCAGGGACAACTCCGCGACTGCGGCCCTCGACCCGGCGCCAATTGTCGAGCGGGTCGCCTGA
- a CDS encoding type IV secretion system protein VirB3 — protein MSDPLFQGMTRPAMLAGVTYSGVILNMMLVITPFVMLNSLWSLLAAIPIHGAMWLVCKWDPRFFDLVMVWMQTSANARHRYIWKGSTYRP, from the coding sequence ATGTCGGACCCGCTCTTTCAGGGCATGACTCGGCCGGCGATGCTGGCCGGGGTCACCTACTCGGGCGTCATCCTGAACATGATGCTGGTGATCACGCCCTTCGTGATGCTCAACAGCCTGTGGTCATTGCTTGCGGCCATCCCGATCCACGGGGCCATGTGGCTGGTGTGCAAGTGGGACCCGCGCTTCTTCGACCTGGTGATGGTCTGGATGCAGACCAGCGCCAACGCCCGGCATCGCTACATCTGGAAGGGCTCGACGTACCGCCCATGA
- a CDS encoding VirB4 family type IV secretion/conjugal transfer ATPase, with protein sequence MNALIKIHSEERTAATLVPIQSHLTAGIAKTRDGALVAAFELGGTAFEAKTPEQRDRYKEQLNVALRNSASPRLALWSALTRRRVHPDLAREYPNAFAQGVADAYTGLQEARTLYQNRLWLTLVYRVTGLRTEIAFSKKADKRLVRNLLTAGIDELEEITAKLGQALVDYSPRRLGVYEHADNRFSEIAELYGLLLNHNAERVPLGPYDLSQAVGRNRLLFGREIFEIRRPGNSRFGAALAIKEYVPRTYPEMFTGLMEEPYELNWVQSFAFLEKDKAKDLFATQRRRLVSAGDAAISQVEALEDAMDQLISNRFVLGEHNAALIIYGDDLEALARNVAFGHATLSDPGNVIVREDMALEGQVYATLPGNTKYRPRKAPVTSLNFAAMSPFYAFPTGSPNGHHWGEAVSLFRSTVDTPLWFSPHVGDLGHTSVIGMSGAGKTALLAFLLCQFQRFPVRHVILDKDQGLKLAVLALDGEYLSLKTGEPTGFNPFALPLTASHSNYLHDLVRLLVGGGEGNWDANASREVEEGIRAVYSLRPENRRLGSLAQFLDGTQLGGVAERLRPWVGEGRFAWAFDNREDTLELGRLTGFDVTEFLDHPDLRTPITSYLLYRTEPLIDGTPFALWIDEFWRLLDDPYFEGFVRDKLKTIRKKDGIVITSTQSPADALGSRIASALLEQTPTKIFLPNEYADEKDYRDGFKLTPAEWDLLRPLTKSSRKFLLKQAAGSSLVDFNLAGMDREMAILSGTERLIRIADGLAEANGGDLPEDWLSLLEQKRRSP encoded by the coding sequence ATGAACGCCCTCATCAAGATTCATTCCGAGGAGCGCACAGCCGCGACCCTGGTGCCGATCCAGTCGCACCTGACCGCGGGCATCGCCAAGACCCGCGACGGCGCCCTCGTGGCCGCGTTCGAGCTGGGCGGCACCGCCTTCGAGGCCAAGACCCCGGAGCAGCGCGACCGCTACAAGGAGCAGCTCAATGTGGCGCTGCGCAACAGCGCCTCGCCCCGGCTGGCGCTCTGGTCGGCGCTGACGCGGAGGCGGGTGCATCCGGATCTCGCCAGGGAGTATCCGAACGCCTTCGCCCAGGGGGTCGCCGACGCCTATACCGGGCTCCAGGAGGCCCGGACCCTCTACCAGAACCGCCTCTGGCTGACCCTGGTCTACCGGGTCACCGGCCTGCGCACCGAGATTGCCTTCTCCAAGAAGGCCGACAAGCGCCTGGTCCGCAATCTGCTCACCGCCGGCATCGACGAGCTGGAAGAGATCACCGCGAAGCTCGGCCAGGCCCTGGTCGACTACAGCCCACGCCGACTCGGTGTCTACGAACATGCCGACAACCGATTCTCCGAGATCGCCGAGCTCTACGGCCTGTTGCTGAACCACAACGCCGAGCGGGTCCCCCTCGGCCCCTACGACCTGAGCCAGGCGGTCGGGCGCAACCGCCTGCTCTTCGGCCGCGAGATCTTCGAGATCCGCCGCCCCGGCAACAGCCGCTTCGGTGCCGCGCTGGCGATCAAGGAATACGTCCCGCGCACCTATCCGGAGATGTTCACCGGCCTCATGGAAGAGCCCTACGAATTGAACTGGGTCCAGTCCTTCGCCTTCCTAGAGAAGGACAAGGCCAAGGACCTGTTCGCGACCCAGCGCCGGCGCTTGGTCTCGGCCGGGGATGCGGCGATCTCCCAGGTCGAGGCCCTGGAGGACGCGATGGATCAGCTGATCTCCAACCGCTTCGTGCTGGGCGAGCACAACGCGGCTTTGATCATCTATGGCGACGACCTGGAGGCCCTGGCCCGCAACGTCGCCTTCGGCCACGCGACCCTGTCCGACCCTGGCAACGTCATCGTCCGCGAGGACATGGCCCTGGAGGGACAGGTCTACGCGACCCTGCCGGGCAACACCAAGTACCGGCCGCGCAAGGCCCCGGTGACCAGCCTGAACTTCGCGGCCATGTCGCCCTTCTATGCCTTCCCGACCGGGAGCCCGAACGGACACCACTGGGGCGAGGCGGTGAGCCTGTTCCGCTCGACGGTCGACACACCGCTCTGGTTCTCGCCCCACGTCGGCGACCTCGGGCACACCAGCGTCATCGGCATGTCCGGCGCCGGCAAGACGGCGCTGCTGGCCTTCCTGCTGTGCCAGTTCCAGCGCTTCCCGGTCCGGCACGTGATCCTCGACAAGGATCAGGGCCTCAAGCTCGCCGTCCTGGCCCTCGATGGCGAATACCTCAGCCTGAAGACGGGCGAGCCCACGGGCTTCAACCCGTTCGCGCTGCCGCTGACCGCGAGCCACTCAAACTACCTGCACGACCTCGTTCGGCTGCTTGTCGGAGGAGGGGAAGGCAACTGGGACGCGAATGCCTCCCGCGAGGTCGAGGAGGGCATCCGCGCGGTCTATAGCCTGCGCCCGGAGAACCGGCGGCTCGGCTCACTGGCCCAGTTCCTCGACGGCACCCAGCTCGGTGGCGTCGCCGAGCGTCTGCGGCCATGGGTCGGGGAGGGCCGCTTCGCCTGGGCCTTCGACAACCGCGAGGACACCCTCGAGCTGGGCCGGCTCACCGGCTTCGACGTCACCGAGTTCCTGGATCACCCGGACCTGCGCACACCGATCACGTCCTACCTGCTCTACCGCACCGAGCCCCTGATCGACGGCACCCCATTCGCCCTCTGGATCGACGAGTTCTGGCGCCTGCTCGACGACCCGTACTTCGAGGGCTTCGTCCGCGACAAGCTCAAGACCATCCGCAAGAAGGACGGCATCGTCATCACCAGCACCCAGAGCCCGGCCGATGCCCTGGGCTCACGCATAGCCTCGGCCCTGCTGGAGCAGACCCCGACCAAGATCTTCCTGCCCAACGAATACGCCGACGAGAAGGACTACCGCGACGGCTTCAAGCTGACCCCGGCCGAGTGGGACCTGCTGCGACCCCTGACGAAAAGCTCACGCAAGTTCCTGCTGAAGCAGGCCGCGGGCTCGTCCCTAGTCGATTTCAATCTCGCGGGCATGGACCGCGAGATGGCGATCCTCTCCGGCACCGAGCGGCTGATCCGCATCGCCGACGGCTTGGCCGAAGCGAATGGCGGCGACCTGCCCGAAGACTGGCTTTCCCTGCTTGAACAGAAGAGACGTAGTCCATGA
- a CDS encoding type IV secretion system protein encodes MKKHLLVAVVGAALAGPLSGPAHAAGVPVIDASNLAQAVAQVQALADQLTTLQDQLNTLRDQYTTITNMYNEMRGITGHALMLPNPVDALHDFLPAANLDPDDLLSGPLAALANSLRDANELYSAAELFGGTHLTGAARQYQERSDFIFSYMALAKEAYENIAARRATLEGFATAAGTATTEKAILDLNARIAAENALLLNDLAQLQALQIMAQMQEQNLVHNSQGLHANRPTGVGDLDFGE; translated from the coding sequence ATGAAAAAACACCTCCTTGTCGCGGTGGTCGGTGCCGCGCTCGCCGGTCCGCTTTCGGGGCCGGCGCATGCCGCCGGCGTCCCGGTCATCGACGCCTCGAACCTGGCCCAGGCGGTCGCCCAGGTGCAGGCCTTGGCGGACCAACTGACAACCCTCCAGGACCAGCTCAACACCCTGCGGGACCAGTACACGACCATCACCAACATGTACAACGAGATGCGCGGCATCACGGGCCACGCCCTGATGCTGCCGAATCCCGTCGATGCCCTGCATGACTTCCTGCCCGCCGCGAACCTGGACCCGGACGACCTGCTGTCCGGTCCGCTGGCGGCGCTCGCCAACAGCCTGCGCGATGCCAACGAGCTTTACAGCGCCGCCGAGCTGTTCGGCGGAACGCACCTAACTGGCGCCGCACGCCAGTACCAGGAGCGCTCGGATTTCATCTTCTCCTACATGGCCCTCGCGAAGGAGGCCTACGAGAACATCGCCGCCCGCCGGGCGACGCTGGAGGGCTTCGCCACCGCGGCCGGAACCGCCACGACCGAGAAGGCGATCCTGGATCTGAACGCCCGCATCGCCGCCGAGAACGCGCTCCTGCTAAACGACCTGGCCCAGCTCCAGGCGCTTCAGATCATGGCGCAGATGCAGGAGCAAAACCTGGTCCACAACAGCCAAGGCTTGCACGCGAACCGACCGACCGGGGTCGGTGACCTGGACTTCGGCGAGTAG